One Argentina anserina chromosome 6, drPotAnse1.1, whole genome shotgun sequence genomic window, GTTTTGCTAGAGTTGCTGCTCTCACAGGACCGGAGAGAATATCTATGGTGACTAAACAGATCATTCCAATTACAGCCTCTGTGATTCTGGCAATTGCGAAATCGATAGGAGAGCCATAATTTTTCCTACCAAGTATTACTAATGCCCCAAGAGCTGCTGATATCCCTCCAGCTTGACCATACATCTTACTATGCCTTAAGAAACTAGTGAATATTAACCAAGGAAGTAGAGGTAAGAATCTAAGATCCTcaaatttttggaaaataaaacagCACAAGACTCCGTAAATTGATCCCATTGCTGTTGATTGTGCTCGAGCATTAGCAAGTGTAAATGTCGCTTGTCTTCCTTTGATAAAACTTATTGCAATTGCAAGTCCTGACCAATACGCTTCTTTTTCATTgtaaatcaaaccaaatagcACGGCAAGACCTAGTGAAAGAGAGCACTTGAAAGCAAAAAGTAAACTTACTTTGCTTGGTAAAATGTGATTTAGAGTGCTCCGGCTCCTTTTGATACTGATATTGCTTTGGTTTTGTGAACCACTGAAACTTTGAATCTCTGTGTCGAGCTTGCATGCTTCAATCGCCTCAGTATTTTCTTGGAGGAGTTTCAGACaatcaataaaaaagaaaaccaacaGATCTTCATGACAAAGGGTTTTGAGGGTCCAAAAGGACCTGTCAAGTGAATTTCCCTTCTTCTTTGTCATGTAGAAAGGTGAAATGCGCTCAAGTTGCTCCAGCTTGTGGCAAATGAGACTCTTTATGTCGGTGAAAGCATCTCTCTGCACTTTATCAATCATGGCAACAGGAAATGAAGGGAAAGAAGTTAGTGCTACTTCCATTCCTCGCAAGGGTACTTCTATTGCCTGCAACCTTTTTTCCAAATCAATGCAACTTGGGTTTAGAATTCTGATCTCTGGTCGCTCCCACACCAAGGCTTCCTATTcacatttaagaaaaacacttTGTAATCGCCTAAACTTGGGCCACATCACAATATCGGTACACAAAGATCAAGTAACTGTTGGATAATATGATAGGTACCTGTTTCTGTTTGATACCATGAAGAAGTTTTTCTCCTACGTTAGACAAGTGCTGTGCTTGTGAAATGATGTCAAGGGCAGCCAAGCTGTCTTGAGACACCACAGCATCTAAGTAGAGGTTCAACCTTTTTCTAGTGTTATCAGTATATTTTCGGCACATTTGGCCTACCTGTACATGTTATGAGCATTTCCATTACGGACAGAAACAAATCAATCAAGGTGCAGTTAAAAGAAAATGACACTaacaacttgacattttctttAAAGTTTCTCCAGTAGGGTTTAGATGTAAACACTAAAACTAGTTTAAATTTTACTGAATCTTTGATTACTTGATGGTAAAACAAGTATGTGGCTAGGAACAATGGATTTTGTGTTAGGAATAAGAGATGAATGTACAGTTAAGAGTGATGAAGCCATTAAGGAATCAAGGAAAGACTGAAGTTTTATTAAAAGTAGGGccaattaattgaaataactTTGAGTGCCTAATTTTGATGCCATCCATAGAAGCATATCATTTATTCTTCCACTGGCCCTTTTAATTGGGGTATCATAAATATATTTAGCCTAATTTTGATCAATGCTCCTTCAGAAGTACTGTTAGGAGTGTGAATCTTCAACATCATTTTGTTACTAATCGAGCATGCCTTCTATAACCAATCAAATGAATATAAACAGAAAGATTATGGCCCACATAACAAgatggaaaaaaaatgtgCAGCATGTAAAATTTTGATATCcattaaaaacaaaagttgCGAAAATAAGAATACAGAAAGCAAGCATGAGGTTATGCATTATGTGAAAAGATATACCTGGTGATAGCCAAGGTTGGGAGACAGCATAGCCAGAAAAGAAGCTTCATGATAGAAGACCAGATTCGGAAACAACATAGCCAGAACAGATGCCAATGCTCCAAGCATAGTACTTGATGCCACTTGAATTGGGTGCATAAGTACCACCTCCTCCTGAACATGATCAGCCTGTGAAGTACTAATTTGAATAGCAGTGCCTACATAGACTATCACAATCTGTCCAAACGCAATCCGCTTACACATCAAGTTTGTTACTTCCGGCAATGCCACTACAAATGTAGATATAGCCACCGCAAAGGCTGCAACCACATAAGAGGTGAAGTGCGCGGGACCAATCAGCTGAAGGCTCAAAATTGAGAGACTTAGAATCTGAACACAAGCATATAAGGCATGCCAGAAGCCTTTCAAGGCATCGCCAAGAGTTGCATCTGCTGAGACTATTAAGATTGTTGTCAGGTACGAATAGGTTGGGTATGCTACTAGGTTTTTGAGAGTTTCCGGGGCATAGAGGGTGGTGATGTAGATCAATGTGCAGGCTAAGATGGTTCGAAAAGCTGAGTGTAGCCTTACACGCCACAACATATATGTCCAGCCAGTAGTACCACTGCCCGGAGTCATTAATTGATCAGAAGTATACTGTGGGATGGAAAGGAGCAACTACTTTCCAAGTTCACAGGTACAATGGAGATCATGATCCTAATAGTTATCCAAGTTGGTAAGTTGGCGGAATCTCCATCTTCCTACCACATTGGACTTAATCAAAGTACACAACTAGCAAGCATAGTACTGCAACTAGATTGCACTGAGCAATACAATTTAATGTATAATGAGATCAGTAGAAACAtaatgacaaataaatcagtgATCTTAGTGGACGGACCAAGTTAATTTGTCGGGTATAATGTTTTTCTGATGCTTGTGAATCCAGAGGATGAGTATATACCTAAGGGACAGAGTTCAAATGCACATAAAACTATTTTCTGTCACAACGGGTGTAATGCATTCACTTATTAGGGAAAGAATATATACTATATGTACCAAAGGCAGCTAGTGAGTTGGAAGTTTGAACCAGACTATTGATCACAAACAGAAACAATGTTCACTTCACAACGTTTTCAATAAATGGGGAATcattgaaaagataaagaacatatttttatttgggTCTGAAAAGATGCAGAAGCTAAGGCTTGGATgacagaaatgaagaaactcGATGTTTGTGTAGCATCCTTCTTTTTTAAATCAACTTTATATAGTTCTAACAAAATGCCGAATTTCCTTTTAAGTGAATATTATCTGGAACTTAGAAGATTATCATACTACAGATTATCATATTATCTGGCAATACGTTTCACCTGCAAAATGTCTTATTCCTCCAAATTATTCAATTATACCTTCCCTTCCAGAAGAAAACACTGTCAGCTCCACCAAATTGTTTCTGATACTAGCAACAGCAGAATCTGTCTTTTTTTCTCAACCTCTGTTCTCACCTCTTTATCCTTTATTATTGCATGCTCTCTTTTAATATGTACTAGCAGAACAGCTAAGAAGAATTTTATATATGGTTCAGACAGATTTTCCAACTTTGGAAGAGCTGGTTGAATCATCAACTGTGCACATCTGATGCCCTGATGGTGATCTGACTCAGTGAAGTAAACTCTGGAGTCTGGAAGGCACGTGTTGCAGGATATGAAGTCTAAATCACCATGAGGAGGAAAGCAAATAAGTTCCAGTGAGGATATGTGTCAAACACTCAATACAAAGTCCAATTGTAGGTAAAAGTGAGAGAATATACCTTTAGCATGAATTCACTGGAAACTATAACTCTAAGAGCAAGGATCTGATACTAATAGGATAGATTAATCATCCCACTCTTTTATAGCCCCAAATAATCATTATCCCTCCAAAAATTTCCCAGTAAAAGTTGAGACCTGGTTTTGCTCTATGAAAAGGTTTACTTCGAAAATTTACACTAAAATTATGTAATTGTTGTCCACGTGCATGTATTGCCACAATACTAACATCTGCTATCCTGCAGAAGCGGATATTAAACAATAACCTAAAATAATGGCTGTGTTTGTTTGCACGGATATAGGTCTTGGATTAATGGATTTGATTAAAATTTGCCAATCTGGCCCGATGGCATGTTCGGTGACCCAGATATTGTTGGGCCAGAAAATTTAAATCTTGTCAGACCAAGATTACCAATCCTGCTGAAAATGTGTCATTAAAATTAATCCGGTTGGAGAGCAAATCGCGCAGCACCGCGAAAACCAGAAATGCTTATACTTTCCTCTGTGGTTTCTCACTTCTCTCTTCGACAGAAAGGAAGCTGCGGCCATTTTTGATTGTCTACGACCATCGCCGATCTAATTTAGTTGTCTTTCAGGTAACACTTGTTTGTAAATCTCAATCTATAGCTCCTAATTTCTCCAAGAGATTCAATTTTGATGGGTTTATGTTCCCTTACATCTGGTTTTGTGAATTTGCTTCATTGGTTGTATGAATTTTGGTTAATTGAGACTTGTGTTCTATGTAACAGATTTGGATTCACGGCATCAGGTTCCCATATTCATTTATCCTCTGGTAAGCTCTTTATCTCAATATTGTTGATATTGATGTTCTTCTGTCAAGGTAGTTTGATTATGGTTTTCAGGAATTTGATTGAATTCATGTGTATTGAGGTTCAATTTGTCGATTTTAGATTAGTTTGGAGGCAccattttcgatttcatttttttcatggTTAAAGGAATAGTTTGGTAGAAGATTTACATTTTGTTGGGTTGAACTGTCCTATATAAGATCTTTGTTTTACTTGGTCATTCAATTCTTCTCCAAGAACCAGAGGATATAGAAAGATTACAGGCTTACAGACCAGCAAACCTTACATATGCAATGGGAGAATTCTAAGTTGATGATTATGTACTTCTTTGTGTATCGATTGATATTCCTTTGAAAAGTTAACTTTCAAAAGAGAGTTTCTTGTTTATGTACTTCTTTCCTTGTCGATTATCCCGTTTGTATCTGGTTGTTGAGAcctatgtaaaaaaaaaactatgtgATCTACATTGATAATGTGTGACTTGTCCCATGTGGGTCGTCTTTTTCACATTTAGGTAGCTATACATGTAATTATGAACCAGGCTCCAGAATTTTAATCAAGTAATAAGTTCCATTGTTTTGAGTCATCACATTTTGTGCCGTAAAGAACAAACATGCACACTAGTAAAGAATTCACTAAAATGTTAAAGAATAAGCTCCAAGGGAACACAAAAGAAGAGTGTATGGTTATTGTTTGTATCTTTTGGTTAGACTGTGATGGTATGTTCAGTTGATGATCATGGTATTGGAGAGTTTGTTTGAGAGGCCAGGGGGTAAAGTAAGAAAGCATCAATCTTGCAAGGTAGCACTTGTAACTTTTAATTGTGTTTTCCATTCTTGGATGTAGAATTTGTTGAAATGGTTCCTACTACGAATAATGCATCTTCTGGTAACTTTCACATTATTTATATTCTTTGGTATTTTGATATGCAGCAATACTTGAGGCTTTTGCCTTGATGTATTGGCTCCTTGTTTGTCTTGGCCTACTGCACAAATATTATGCAGTAGAGCTTTATCCCCCTTTGTGGGTTGTAGCATAAGGATAGGTATTGACAGAGTTGTTTGTCCTATGCATTACTTTGCTTGTGTGATTTTTTGGATTGAGGGAGTGTTTCAATCCTAATTTAGGATGATGTTTAGTTTCCACTTTCTACTATATGAGGACTCTTATGAGTATCCAAACCAAAAGTAGCATTGTCCTATAGTTTAACATCCTTAAAATAGTTTGTTTTTGTCTTGCAGTttagtcttcttcttcattccaAGTATGAGGCCATGTATTAGACATATATCTCCATACTTTGAGCTAAAAAGTGCCACTGACTACTGAGTGCCGGAGTTGAAGACGATGGGATGCGAAGCTAGATAGAAGCTGTGAGAAGCTGAAAATGGAGCAGGGAAGTCTTTGTTCGCGTTATTCGTGTTTCATGTTCCTGCATCCCTCCTGCTTAAATATTTTTCAGAAATTGTGATAACAGTCGCTCCAAACTGGATTTTGAAGGTTTATCGTCGTCGTAAGATATACTAGCcttgtgattttcttttcatttagaATAAATGGCTCCAGCCAAAAACCCAAGAGCTTGAAAGCCAAGAGCACGTTGATGTATTTGATTTAGTATTTGTAggaacttttttattttagtattAGATTTAGCCATTATTGGTCAATCATGACATTTGTGGTTACTCTAGGAATTATCAATTTATTTGCACAAATTTATCTTATTAAATCATATATCTAAACTTGTTATTGgaattataaaatttatattgcagttatatatatatattaatatatagttctcaatatatattgttattggATGCTTgacaagagaaaaagaaaaaagaaaaaacaaattgatGGTAAAAGAAAATTGTTATTATATAAGGAAAGACAATATTTTAAATGCCTGTTTTTGGCAATCCAGTCCGCCAACATGTAACTGGGCATGGGGATAGATATCTACAATCCAATCCAGTCAAGCAGGATTTGATTTCTTATCCAATCTAGTCCGCGTTGCCAAACACAGCCAATAAGTCATGCCTCAGAACGAGAAAAGGGGCCCGCATTCTCATTTGCAAATTGCATagttataaacttataataAAGTTTCACCTCGTATTAAAAGTTATTATAGCCattgaaaattatataaattagatCTTACGATACACGAATGTAGATATCGAAAAGCTTAAGCAGTTAAAGCATGGACTATACTGTTTATCATAccttgtgactttttttttgtgtctttACAATCACAGTTAGGCCCAAGTTACCCAACACTTGCATTGCAGATGTGTATACTTGAACTTCAGAGTTCACACTCAAAGATACCATAATTAACTTATTGGATGACATATTTCTTCAAAGTTTAAACTTATGTTTCTCATATGATAAACACACTATTGTTTCGACAATGTTCAGTAAACATAAGCAACCTAGGGGAGGCATGGCTAGCTAGTACACTTCAAAAATTAGCTGAGATACTTTTACGTCCTAAATATCTACTACATAAGTTTATAAAATTgggtttcaaaagaaaacttGAAACCATTTTTGGCAGTGGTATATGAAAGTATGCAAAGACAGTGCTTATGGTAACAAAAGTACCTGACTTTCCT contains:
- the LOC126799651 gene encoding uncharacterized protein LOC126799651, yielding MLSPNLGYHQVGQMCRKYTDNTRKRLNLYLDAVVSQDSLAALDIISQAQHLSNVGEKLLHGIKQKQEALVWERPEIRILNPSCIDLEKRLQAIEVPLRGMEVALTSFPSFPVAMIDKVQRDAFTDIKSLICHKLEQLERISPFYMTKKKGNSLDRSFWTLKTLCHEDLLVFFFIDCLKLLQENTEAIEACKLDTEIQSFSGSQNQSNISIKRSRSTLNHILPSKVSLLFAFKCSLSLGLAVLFGLIYNEKEAYWSGLAIAISFIKGRQATFTLANARAQSTAMGSIYGVLCCFIFQKFEDLRFLPLLPWLIFTSFLRHSKMYGQAGGISAALGALVILGRKNYGSPIDFAIARITEAVIGMICLVTIDILSGPVRAATLAKLELSHCLGALQECISDIVLFNNDQSNLQASIFPASKQKQDKLKSHLDQFEKFVVEAELEPNFWFIPFNGACYRKILRSVSKTGYLSLIMSNKVESLSVTLKRFDVASENLQSHINCMKNDLDRFKEKVCSSLQCLQKLSSKKSLAVPEKHDIELGISEKANDCRGLGTCKEDVESSTVSSFIQHSNDVLDGIRSGEGEEDEKLKSQVVLCLGGLGFCITSLLREVLEMETEFQELTKWENPSSHVVV